In Odontesthes bonariensis isolate fOdoBon6 chromosome 6, fOdoBon6.hap1, whole genome shotgun sequence, one genomic interval encodes:
- the card9 gene encoding caspase recruitment domain-containing protein 9, with translation MNLLATVFRLRTELHRAEEQRDRSLEEKEELELRCAQLKGDAKMYRQQNKQSLRQLEEVISERDKALAAQGQQLEEARLLLQEKDQYREQLRQLSEQSDRLELLLLRSQGEELQLRTRLRKNTCNSHQCERSVSSEEEEEPPESTAKGSSEEVRSGTSGENEEVAALQQPSSLVGGAREAKNRPCNVASWEEQSGCVPFTGRQGNFLHRRKRALRSKFVSTGYASGNLDDSSDITESD, from the exons ATGAACCTCCTGGCCACTGTGTTCAGACTGAGGACGGAGCTGCACAGAGCAGAAGAGCAGAGAGATCGG AGcctggaggagaaggaggagctggagctgcGCTGCGCTCAGCTGAAAGGAGACGCCAAGATGTACcgtcaacaaaacaaacagagcCTGCGGCAGCTGGAGGAGGTGATCAGTGAGCGGGACAAG GCTCTGGCTGCACAGgggcagcagctggaggaggcCCGGCTGCTCCTGCAGGAGAAGGATCAGTACAGGGAGCAGCTCAGGCAGCTCTCTGAGCAGTCGGACAGGCtggagctgctcctgctgaGGTCACAGGGGGAGGAGCTACAGCTGAGGACACGCCTCCGCAAGAACACCTGCAACTCTCACCAGTGTGAGAGGAGCGTAAGcagcgaggaggaggaggagccccCAGAGAGCACCGCTAAAG GCAGCAGCGAGGAGGTTCGCAGCGGGACGTCAGGGGAAAACGAAGAGGTGGCAGCTCTGCAGCAGCCGAGTTCTCTGGTGGGAGGAGCCAGAGAGGCCAAGAACAGACCCTGCAATGTTGCATCATGG GAGGAGCAGAGCGGCTGCGTCCCCTTCACGGGTCGTCAGGGGAACTTTCTGCACCGCAG AAagagagctctgaggtcaaagTTCGTCAGCACGGGGTATGCGTCCGGTAACCTTGACGACAGCAGCGACATCACTGAATCAGACTGA